One part of the Paraglaciecola sp. L3A3 genome encodes these proteins:
- a CDS encoding TonB-dependent receptor, translating into MNMHNKFKKTLLTKSISLLLSSAVIMPTMAQESQADDNTEVIAVTGIRGSLLKSMDLKRDSKGVVDAISSEDIGKFPSTNLAESLQRIPGVSIDRVNGEGSKITVRGFGADFNQVTLNGRTMPTANVPIVGAGSSGSASGASGRAFDFSNLSSDGVQILEVFKTGRADISSGGIGATVNVVTQRPLSNSGMQASLSAKAIHDTSVDRGSSLTPEIGGSFSWTNEDNTFGIGFFGGISNRDSAAAGATSSNWNVIPYSEFLGLTTEDTVITNAPTSLDQYVALPRDSRYQFSEFERERANGQLVLQFAPNDKLSMTADYTFAENKGVEEKVEFYNWFNRPFTEVVFDDSEVPTTIFIKERAINKGGGMPQVMRATKDELSSLGFNAQYHVNDKLSLTFDGHSSKAEVTPDAPMGYTEINVGLDHKYGNSPTDSAFQAVDYSGAIPVRTVETISGETVIRPEIVASQVASGMRKVTQINEIDQFDFSADWELDDGADITVGANYRTQKNVADRTDYQQILGNWGSENPGDVEDLAPGALETFCISCKFNDHTIGGGTTSVGGTTNNEVYAVRGNAADIFAALSPAYEAGYAGASSRPLNVTGNSYDVIEEDVTAVYIQLTNMFEIGGLDAYLNIGLRYEQTDVTATTESSPTSAIIWQGDNDFAKSTAAAGTGFSSSSSYSNLLPNIDLAIDLSDELKVRASFSKTLARATYNNLYASDNANTPSGPTALGNVVTGSKGNPGLQPLESDNYDVSLEWYFDDTSYVSAGLFSKRVRNFVGRETVTGNLFGLRDASSGAAGTRSGIALDMLDDLGVLANEINLFAAAVYVDQSASIDEAMALFTANQDADGNIEDAEYDRLEGLYDITPNSDDPLFNFALNQPINNESAEINGLELQAQHFFGDSGFGVVGSYTVVNGDVGYDVSGAPNVSQFALQGLSDTANFTLIYEKDGWSSRLAYNWRDEFLASANDGSGFNNPIFVEEYGQLDFNVSYSFSENLAVSFDAINLNEETSRSFGRSQTDLHFLRENAARYYLGARYKF; encoded by the coding sequence ATGAACATGCACAATAAGTTTAAAAAGACACTACTGACAAAGAGCATATCGCTGTTGCTTAGTTCAGCAGTCATTATGCCGACCATGGCACAAGAGTCCCAAGCTGATGATAATACAGAAGTTATTGCAGTTACCGGGATTCGCGGCAGTTTACTTAAATCAATGGATCTCAAAAGAGATTCGAAAGGCGTAGTTGACGCTATTTCGTCTGAAGATATTGGTAAATTTCCCTCTACTAACCTAGCTGAATCATTACAACGTATTCCCGGTGTTTCTATCGACCGAGTTAACGGCGAAGGTTCAAAGATTACCGTACGTGGTTTTGGTGCCGACTTTAACCAAGTGACACTGAATGGGCGTACCATGCCCACTGCAAACGTGCCGATTGTCGGCGCAGGTAGTAGCGGCAGCGCTTCAGGGGCTTCGGGTAGAGCCTTTGATTTTTCAAATTTGTCCTCTGATGGGGTGCAGATACTAGAAGTATTTAAGACAGGGCGCGCAGATATTTCTTCAGGCGGTATTGGCGCAACGGTTAACGTTGTGACACAACGGCCTTTAAGTAATTCAGGTATGCAAGCGTCATTAAGTGCCAAAGCAATACATGACACATCAGTAGATAGAGGAAGCAGCCTGACTCCTGAAATTGGTGGTTCTTTTAGTTGGACAAACGAAGATAATACGTTTGGAATTGGCTTTTTTGGTGGCATATCAAATAGAGATAGTGCAGCTGCTGGCGCCACGTCGTCAAACTGGAATGTTATCCCATATTCTGAATTTCTTGGTCTGACGACAGAAGATACTGTCATTACCAATGCGCCGACTTCTTTAGACCAATATGTAGCGTTGCCAAGAGATAGCCGTTATCAGTTTTCTGAATTTGAACGGGAACGTGCTAATGGTCAGTTAGTGTTGCAGTTTGCACCTAACGACAAATTATCTATGACGGCAGACTACACTTTCGCTGAGAATAAAGGAGTGGAAGAAAAAGTAGAATTTTATAACTGGTTCAATCGTCCTTTTACCGAAGTCGTTTTTGATGACAGTGAAGTTCCAACCACTATTTTTATAAAAGAAAGAGCCATCAATAAAGGCGGCGGTATGCCACAGGTTATGCGCGCCACAAAAGATGAGTTAAGCTCACTTGGTTTTAACGCGCAATACCATGTGAATGACAAACTTTCATTAACCTTCGACGGCCACTCTTCTAAAGCTGAAGTAACGCCTGACGCACCAATGGGCTATACCGAAATTAATGTCGGCTTAGACCATAAATACGGTAACTCTCCTACTGACTCAGCATTTCAAGCCGTTGATTATAGTGGCGCAATTCCTGTGCGAACAGTAGAAACTATATCAGGAGAGACAGTAATTCGTCCTGAAATAGTAGCGAGTCAAGTTGCCAGTGGCATGCGTAAAGTCACACAAATTAATGAAATAGATCAATTCGATTTTAGTGCTGACTGGGAGTTAGATGACGGAGCTGATATCACAGTCGGGGCCAATTATCGTACCCAGAAAAACGTTGCTGATAGAACTGACTATCAACAAATTTTAGGGAACTGGGGCTCTGAAAACCCTGGAGATGTAGAAGATTTAGCACCAGGAGCGCTTGAAACTTTTTGTATCTCTTGTAAGTTTAACGACCACACTATAGGTGGTGGGACAACCTCAGTTGGCGGCACAACAAACAATGAAGTGTATGCTGTTCGTGGCAATGCTGCGGATATTTTTGCGGCATTATCACCTGCGTATGAAGCTGGTTATGCTGGTGCATCTTCTCGGCCTCTAAATGTTACGGGTAACTCTTATGATGTTATCGAAGAAGATGTTACAGCCGTTTATATTCAACTTACTAACATGTTTGAAATTGGCGGCTTGGACGCATATTTGAATATAGGGCTTAGATACGAACAAACCGATGTTACTGCAACAACTGAATCATCTCCTACGTCTGCCATTATTTGGCAAGGTGATAATGATTTTGCAAAATCAACCGCGGCAGCAGGGACAGGGTTCTCATCAAGTTCTTCATACAGCAACCTGTTACCTAACATCGATCTTGCGATTGATTTATCAGACGAACTTAAAGTACGCGCCTCTTTCAGTAAAACACTGGCCAGAGCGACTTACAATAATCTATACGCCAGCGATAATGCCAATACACCATCAGGTCCAACAGCCTTAGGTAACGTGGTAACGGGCAGCAAAGGTAACCCAGGATTACAACCGCTAGAATCAGATAACTATGATGTGTCTCTAGAGTGGTATTTTGATGACACTAGCTATGTTTCAGCAGGTTTGTTTTCTAAACGTGTACGCAATTTTGTTGGGCGTGAAACTGTTACCGGTAACTTGTTTGGTTTGCGCGATGCTTCATCTGGCGCAGCTGGCACTCGCTCGGGCATAGCACTAGATATGCTCGACGACCTAGGAGTACTAGCAAACGAAATTAATCTATTTGCAGCAGCAGTATACGTTGACCAATCAGCAAGTATAGACGAAGCAATGGCGCTGTTTACGGCCAATCAAGATGCTGATGGGAATATAGAGGATGCTGAATACGATCGCTTAGAAGGGCTCTATGATATAACTCCAAACAGTGATGACCCCTTATTTAACTTTGCTTTGAATCAACCTATAAACAATGAATCAGCAGAAATAAACGGGCTAGAACTTCAAGCTCAGCACTTTTTTGGTGACTCTGGATTTGGCGTAGTTGGCAGTTACACTGTGGTTAACGGTGATGTTGGCTACGATGTATCTGGCGCGCCTAATGTCTCGCAATTTGCACTGCAAGGCTTAAGCGATACTGCAAACTTCACGTTAATTTACGAAAAAGATGGTTGGTCAAGCCGCTTAGCCTACAACTGGCGTGATGAATTTCTTGCTTCAGCAAATGATGGCAGTGGCTTTAATAACCCTATATTTGTCGAAGAGTACGGGCAGTTAGATTTCAATGTGAGTTACTCGTTTAGTGAAAATCTAGCGGTATCTTTTGATGCAATCAATTTAAATGAAGAAACCTCTCGATCGTTTGGTCGTTCGCAAACAGATTTGCACTTTCTTCGTGAAAATGCAGCGCGTTACTACTTAGGAGCTAGATATAAATTTTAG
- a CDS encoding cupin-like domain-containing protein yields the protein MRDDNKFYTIKQSQFTEIDFNALTELGRPYLIKGVIADSPLVTKGRQSLSLAKEYLQTFYTQKPMLVYQCEAEAKGRFFYNAQFDGMNFTTHFAQLTDFFNDIEKSQQTRSDNAFYIGSARLNDYFPEILEANLPIHNANLSGHSAQAGIWLGNRTTAVTHFDTSNNIAACMLGRRRFTLFPPEQSSNLYPGPLEPTPGGQVLSMVDISAPDYERYPKAREALKHAIVVELEPGDVLVYPALWWHQVEALDDFNVMLNYWWNSTPAYVDDPMATLLHAMLSLRGRPQSEKNAWHELFQHYIFADKQQARQHLPPHTWGALRDLDQLSARVLRNKVLKKINR from the coding sequence ATGAGAGACGATAATAAGTTTTATACAATTAAACAGAGTCAGTTCACTGAAATTGACTTTAATGCCCTGACTGAATTAGGCCGACCATATTTAATAAAAGGAGTGATAGCAGACTCCCCTTTAGTGACTAAAGGTCGCCAATCATTAAGCTTAGCAAAAGAATACTTGCAGACTTTTTATACGCAAAAACCCATGTTAGTTTATCAATGCGAAGCTGAAGCAAAAGGTCGGTTTTTCTACAATGCGCAATTTGATGGGATGAATTTCACAACACACTTTGCACAATTAACAGATTTTTTTAATGATATAGAAAAAAGCCAACAGACCCGTAGCGATAACGCCTTCTATATCGGTTCAGCTAGACTGAATGACTACTTTCCAGAGATACTAGAGGCCAATTTACCGATCCATAATGCCAATCTTTCTGGGCATTCAGCTCAAGCTGGCATTTGGCTTGGCAATAGAACCACCGCAGTAACTCACTTTGATACCTCAAATAATATCGCCGCCTGTATGCTCGGGCGACGCAGGTTCACTTTATTCCCACCTGAGCAGAGTAGCAACTTATATCCAGGGCCTTTAGAACCAACACCTGGTGGTCAAGTTTTAAGTATGGTAGATATTTCGGCTCCTGATTATGAGCGCTACCCTAAGGCGCGAGAGGCTCTCAAACATGCCATAGTGGTAGAGTTAGAGCCTGGTGATGTATTGGTTTATCCTGCTTTGTGGTGGCACCAAGTTGAAGCATTAGATGACTTCAATGTCATGCTCAACTACTGGTGGAATAGCACCCCTGCTTACGTTGATGACCCCATGGCGACATTATTACATGCCATGTTAAGCCTGCGCGGGCGACCACAAAGTGAAAAAAACGCCTGGCACGAATTATTTCAACATTATATTTTTGCAGACAAGCAACAAGCACGACAACATTTACCACCGCATACATGGGGTGCTTTACGAGATCTTGATCAATTAAGCGCTCGGGTATTACGCAATAAAGTATTAAAAAAGATTAATCGGTAA
- a CDS encoding SapC family protein, with protein sequence MSNYIALDCVAHQNLKVRTGYGKVFGDNINHAVVFPTEFETLHREYPIFFRHNATSGYYAICILGFDKDENLFLEDGRWAARSIPAMCMKGPFALQLTNNKNEQQVESDPIVMVDLDNACINYEVGESVFKAHGGYTPYFEGILQAMRKINVGSQSAEAFFTILDKFKLIEPVEIKIDLAHSGSYKIADLFTISRERLVALSAEELFELNGLGLLEHCFAVVSSAGNTSHLVNMKMHRSTLSKS encoded by the coding sequence ATGTCAAATTATATAGCATTAGATTGTGTGGCTCACCAAAACCTCAAAGTACGGACTGGATACGGTAAGGTATTTGGAGACAACATTAATCATGCAGTCGTTTTTCCTACCGAATTTGAAACCTTGCACAGAGAATATCCGATTTTTTTCCGCCATAACGCAACATCAGGTTACTACGCTATCTGTATTCTAGGATTTGATAAGGATGAAAACCTTTTTCTAGAAGATGGTCGTTGGGCAGCACGATCTATTCCGGCCATGTGTATGAAAGGACCATTCGCGTTGCAGTTAACTAATAACAAAAATGAGCAGCAGGTGGAGTCTGACCCCATAGTTATGGTTGACCTTGATAATGCATGTATAAACTATGAAGTGGGTGAGTCAGTCTTTAAGGCTCACGGTGGTTACACACCCTACTTTGAGGGGATACTTCAAGCCATGCGCAAGATCAATGTGGGTAGCCAAAGTGCAGAGGCGTTTTTTACCATTTTAGATAAATTTAAACTGATAGAGCCGGTGGAAATAAAAATAGATCTAGCACACAGTGGCAGTTACAAGATAGCAGATCTATTTACCATAAGTCGTGAACGCCTAGTTGCATTATCTGCTGAAGAATTATTTGAATTAAATGGGCTCGGGTTGCTGGAACATTGTTTTGCCGTGGTCTCGTCTGCCGGCAACACATCGCATCTGGTTAATATGAAAATGCATCGCTCTACTTTATCCAAGTCATAG